CACGTTCCCAACAGAGCTTAACCAAGCCACGCATGTGGTCGTGAGAACAGGCACAGTACTTGTAGCAGGAGGCTTGTAAGACGGGCACCCTCATTGCCCTGAGCAGCTTGGCAGGCTTCATCAATTACCCCGAAACCTGATTCCAAATGCGGGGACCCCGGACAAGCCTCTCTCTCGGTGTGCCATGGTCTGCTTGCTGTACAGTGAtgtctctctgtctttgACAAGGACATTGAAGCTTTGCTCCCTTGCTCCCCTCAACCACTCATTCCGATGCACCCCAGATTGTGTTTCTCAAACTCACATCATCAGGCAGTGCATTGGGTACTAGCACAGGCACCTTGACGTCTTCCCCAACAACGGCAACGTCCTGTCTCAGACAGTAAAGCACCTATTCGCAGAAATGCTCCGAGTAGTGCTGCCACTCGGCACAACTGCTGGTTCACAACCATCACATGACGCCTTTTACGTCGCCCCGTTTCATCAGGCAAAACGCACTGTAGGTTGTGTacttgtactgtactgtatcgTGGTTGCTTTCCGGGATCTGGGCCTGAGCTGCCGTCTTCCGCGCAATGCGCTACAGGGAAGCCATTATTGGTTGAGGCTAGAGAGCTCGCGCACAAGCAGAAGCCGGGCGTGGATAGCTTTGCCATCGCTATCTATGTGTGCTTATCCCATGCCTGCCACAGGCACATGCAAATGAGAGAGCACATGCAAATGAGAGCATAGATACAGTAGCGAAGGAGCTGGATTCGCCTACACGGCAATCACATGAACGATCGGCATCATGATTCGCCTCGCCTCTTTAACACAAGGTCCGACGTTGATGAATGTGTGGCTCCTCTGACGCCGCCCAAGCAATCAAATCCTGCCAAAGCAGAAAACACACGCGGGCAGCTCTTAATGAACCAAATGAAACAAGTTTCCTTCCTCTCCGCACCGCCAAATCGCTAACTCATCCACGGCTCTGCAGCTGTCATGACAGAAAGCCACGCGGTCGCAGGTGAAAGATGAGTTGCACTGTCTAATGGGCGCgttgaagagaaaggaaaagaaagaagagggaaaagctcctctgcatcttggatattggtttttttttttcggggCCGTAGTGGAGCAGCTCAGGAACAGAGATCCCTCGCACGtgacctctctctcttacacCCGTAGTTTTGCCGGTCGTAGTTGGTCCCTGCACTACTGGACCTATCGCATCGCAGACGGTGAGCAACCAGTTGTCCGATTCGTAGCAGCCTAAGTTGAAGCTACGTCGCGATCCAGCTCTCCAGGTCGCGCCATCATATCATGCCCCTTCTTTGAACCTCATAGATCTCCAGACTTTGTTCGTGTAtgccctcatcttctctcgtcttcgtctctcCCTGGCCGCTGCGCCAATCCCTGAATCCGTCTCTCTAgctgcccctcctccccGCCATCTCTCCTGGCCAAGACCGTCGTCTTCTATATATAGATCGTCATAATGGCATCTGCAATCTTCTTTCTGGatctcaagggcaaggtaTGACGACTCTTGAAATAAAGTGTATTTGATGAATCACCGGGTCAATCTAACGTGGCTTCTCCTAGACCCTCCTTGCCCGAAACTATAGGGGTGACATTCCCATGTCCGCCGTCGAAAAGTTCCCTGTTCTCCTGTcagaagccgaagaagagtCATCAGCCGTTCCGCCATGCTTCTCCCACGAGGGAATCAACGTCCGTAGCTCCTAGACAGCATATACATGAAGCTCCATGCAACCCAGGGATTGAACGGGGAGAAAATGGCTAACGCGCGCGACAGTACTTATACATCCGCCACAACAACCTATATCTCCTGGCGCTGACGAAGCGCAACACCAATGCCGCCGGAATCCTGCTCTTCCTGCACAAAGTCGTCGAGGTCTTCACCGAGTACTTCAAGGCTTTGGAGGAAGAATCCATCCGCGACAACTTTGTCGTCATTTACGAGCTTCTCGACGAAATGATGGACTTTGGCTATCCCCAGACCACCGAGTCCAAGATCCTCCAAGAATACATTACTCAAGAATCACACAAGCTCGAGATCCAGGCCCGCCCGCCAATCGCCGTGACCAATGCTGTGTCTTGGCGATCCGAGGGTATCCGTTACCGCAAGAACGAAGTCTTCCTCGATGTTGTCGAGAGCTTGAACCTCCTCGTCAGCGCCAACGGAAATGTGTTGCGGAGTGAGATTCTCGGCGCCATCAAGATGAAATGTTACCTCAGTGGTATGCCCGAGCTGAGATTGGGACTCAACGACAAGGTCATGTTTGAGACGACAGGCCGCTCGACGCGAGGCAAGGCtattgagatggaggatgtcAAGTTCCACCAGTGCGTGCGACTCTCGCGCTTCGAAAACGACCGGACAATCTCCTTCATTCCCCCCGATGGCGAGTTCGAGCTCATGTCGTACCGCCTCAACACCCAAGTCAAGCCCCTAATCTGGGTCGAGTGTCTCGTCGAATCCCACTCCGGCTCTCGTATCGAATACATGCTCAAGGCCAGAGCCCAGTTCAAGCGACGAAGCACGGCCAACAACGTCGAAATTATCGTCCCTGTCCCCGACGATGCCGATTCCCCCCGATTCAGAACCAACGTCGGTTCTGTGCATTACGCCCCTGAACAGAGCGCCATTGTCTGGAAGATTAAGCAGTTTGGCGGTAACAAGGAATTCCTCATGCGCGCTGAACTCGGCCTTCCTAGCGTCAGAGGAGACGACGAGCACGGCGGTGGCATGACGGGTGGCTTTGGAGGCAGTATGGGTGGAATCGGTGGCAAGGGCGCCAAACGACCCATCCAAGTCAAGTTTGAGATTCCCTACTTTAC
This genomic stretch from Trichoderma breve strain T069 chromosome 1, whole genome shotgun sequence harbors:
- a CDS encoding adaptor complexes medium subunit family domain-containing protein, which gives rise to MASAIFFLDLKGKTLLARNYRGDIPMSAVEKFPVLLSEAEEESSAVPPCFSHEGINYLYIRHNNLYLLALTKRNTNAAGILLFLHKVVEVFTEYFKALEEESIRDNFVVIYELLDEMMDFGYPQTTESKILQEYITQESHKLEIQARPPIAVTNAVSWRSEGIRYRKNEVFLDVVESLNLLVSANGNVLRSEILGAIKMKCYLSGMPELRLGLNDKVMFETTGRSTRGKAIEMEDVKFHQCVRLSRFENDRTISFIPPDGEFELMSYRLNTQVKPLIWVECLVESHSGSRIEYMLKARAQFKRRSTANNVEIIVPVPDDADSPRFRTNVGSVHYAPEQSAIVWKIKHVRGDDEHGGGMTVKFEIPYFTTSGIQVRYLKITEPKLQYPSLPWVRYITQSGDIAVRLPDVA